A stretch of DNA from Pontiella agarivorans:
GACGGTCGATAAATTTGATCTCGATGAGGAGCAGGGGCGGTTCCATATGGAGGTTTCGTGGAGAGCCTCTTTTGAGGCGGCGGAATATTCGGCCGCATTTGGGGAAGCGGATGCTCCGGTCTGCTGGATTCAGACGGGATATGCCAGCGGATATGCCTCGTTCTGTCTCGGGAGAGAGGTGGTGTTCATTGAGGATCAATGTCTGGCGACCGGAAGAAAACTGTGCAGAGCGACCGGCCGCGATGTGGATTCGTGGGGTCAGAAACTCGAGTTGCACAGGGGTTATTTTCAGGAGGTGGAAATCGGCCGGGAGGTTCGTAAGCTTTCCGAGGAATTAAAACAGAGCGAACTCAGGCTGGCCCGTCAGCGGCGGCGGATGAGTCAGCTCGAAAATAAAACCAATCCCACTTTTTTCGAGGTGCACAGTACCGCGTTCGGGCAGGTGGTGGATCTGGCTGCGCGGGTGGCGCGCTATGATTCTTCGGTTGTGATTACGGGCGAGAGCGGGGTTGGGAAAGAAGTGCTGGCGCGGTATATTCACCGTAGCTCAGACCGTTCGGAAAATGCATTTGTTGCGGTAAACTGCGCGGCACTGCCGGAGACGCTGCTCGACAGTGAGCTGTTTGGACATAAGGCGGGCTCGTTTACCGGTGCGCAGCACGATCGGATCGGTTTGTTTGAGGAGGCGGACGGCGGCACGGTTTTTCTTGATGAAATTGGGGATATTCCGCTGGCCCTTCAGATGAAACTGCTGCGGGTGCTGCAGGAGCGCGAAATTATCCGGGTGGGTGAAAATCGTCCCCGAAAAGTGAATGTCCGCATTCTGGCGGCCACCAACAATAATCTGGCGGAATCGGTTCAGGCGGGTTCCTTCCGGGAAGATCTGTATTACCGGTTGCGTGTCATTGAAATTGAAATTCCTCCGCTGCGGGAACGGTCGGAGGATATTCTGCCGCTGGCCCGCTATTTTGTGAGCCGGATATCAACCCGGTTCAATAAGCCGGATCTGCATCTGGATGCCAAATGTCTGAATTATCTGCAGGCGTACCGTTGGCCGGGCAATGTCCGCGAACTGGAAAATGCGATGGAGCGGGCCGTGGTGCTGTGCAGTAAAGAGATGATTCTGCCGGAGCATCTTCCACCGTATATTCTGCATCCGGCAGCCGATGCCGGTCCTGATGCATTTTCTCCGCAGCGTACACTGGCGGAAGTGGAACAGGAACATATTCTGCGGGTGCTGGACTGGACCGGCGGCAATAAATCCCGAACTGCGAGAACGTTGGGAATCAGTCCTGCCACACTGTGGCGTAAGCTGAAAGATATTGAGAAGAAGCCCTGAGATGAGAGGAGGGCCCTATGCCGGATATTCCGAAAGAATATATAGAAAATCTGCTGGCTCCGCTACTGGCGGCGCAGATTTTTATGGGGGTTTTAATCTATGTCCTGATTGTTCGGAAACGGATTTCAGCGGATTATAAACTGCTTGTCTGTTTTCTTCTGACGTTCACAATCTTTCTGGCCGGCCGG
This window harbors:
- a CDS encoding sigma 54-interacting transcriptional regulator encodes the protein MKAEELQLDELIRFSDGLISLQGRRLILHDIRAFAHLRKDLLEGVGPVPARKIMTRFGYIQGQADAAAMKRIFEWDNLEEWLRAGPAMQSLQGLAKVTVDKFDLDEEQGRFHMEVSWRASFEAAEYSAAFGEADAPVCWIQTGYASGYASFCLGREVVFIEDQCLATGRKLCRATGRDVDSWGQKLELHRGYFQEVEIGREVRKLSEELKQSELRLARQRRRMSQLENKTNPTFFEVHSTAFGQVVDLAARVARYDSSVVITGESGVGKEVLARYIHRSSDRSENAFVAVNCAALPETLLDSELFGHKAGSFTGAQHDRIGLFEEADGGTVFLDEIGDIPLALQMKLLRVLQEREIIRVGENRPRKVNVRILAATNNNLAESVQAGSFREDLYYRLRVIEIEIPPLRERSEDILPLARYFVSRISTRFNKPDLHLDAKCLNYLQAYRWPGNVRELENAMERAVVLCSKEMILPEHLPPYILHPAADAGPDAFSPQRTLAEVEQEHILRVLDWTGGNKSRTARTLGISPATLWRKLKDIEKKP